The Streptococcus toyakuensis genome has a window encoding:
- a CDS encoding NAD(P)H-dependent oxidoreductase translates to MKFVGLVGSNYDQSYNRKLLEFIRRHFKLKFELEVLEIDEVPMFNQDEKWDESFQLRLLYNRITRADGVIIATPEHNHTISASLKSVLEWLSYEVHPFENKPVMIVGASYYDQGTSRAQVHLRKILDAPGVNAYTLPGNEFLLGKAKEAFDINGNITNEGTINFLETCLDNFVKYVGVVSKLKKPKPIEPEDLDCGRPIATTITEVDPDDPEWVEKVAEITGAVSGDTYVKLDHGILTVNQIDMFLKAMPFELTFADDNNQFLYYNNVHQDPNTMFAKRVPSQSGNRLSTVHNSLPGGRMKNVEWVVGVLRNGDQEYVRTIVPGSPAGVINTHNYQAMYYPDGSYAGINEIVFNFQPWLDWYLNTTGQRLVGGNAAAPAGGHGHGDADATSGASDAGEAGGHGGGADATSGASN, encoded by the coding sequence ATGAAATTTGTTGGACTTGTAGGATCAAACTACGATCAATCATATAACCGTAAACTCTTGGAATTCATCCGTCGTCACTTCAAACTCAAATTTGAATTAGAAGTTCTCGAAATTGATGAAGTTCCAATGTTTAACCAAGACGAAAAATGGGACGAAAGCTTCCAATTGCGTCTCTTGTATAACAGAATTACGCGTGCTGATGGTGTCATTATTGCTACTCCTGAGCACAACCACACAATCTCAGCTTCTCTTAAATCAGTTCTTGAATGGCTTTCATACGAGGTTCATCCATTTGAAAACAAACCAGTCATGATTGTGGGAGCTTCTTACTACGACCAAGGTACTTCTCGTGCCCAAGTTCACCTTCGTAAGATTCTTGATGCCCCAGGTGTCAATGCCTACACACTTCCAGGAAATGAATTCCTTCTCGGTAAAGCTAAAGAAGCCTTTGATATTAATGGGAATATCACAAATGAAGGAACTATTAATTTCCTTGAAACTTGCTTGGATAATTTTGTAAAATATGTAGGAGTTGTTTCAAAATTGAAAAAACCAAAACCAATTGAACCAGAAGATTTGGATTGTGGCAGACCAATTGCTACCACAATCACAGAAGTTGATCCCGATGATCCAGAATGGGTTGAAAAAGTTGCTGAAATTACTGGTGCGGTTTCAGGTGATACCTATGTCAAACTAGATCATGGTATCTTAACTGTTAACCAAATCGATATGTTCTTGAAAGCAATGCCATTTGAATTGACATTTGCAGATGATAACAACCAATTCTTATACTACAATAATGTTCACCAAGATCCAAACACCATGTTTGCTAAACGTGTACCATCTCAATCTGGTAACCGTCTCTCAACTGTCCATAACTCACTTCCCGGTGGACGTATGAAAAATGTTGAATGGGTTGTCGGTGTACTGCGTAATGGTGATCAAGAATATGTTCGTACAATCGTTCCTGGATCTCCTGCAGGGGTTATCAACACTCACAACTATCAAGCTATGTACTATCCTGATGGATCATACGCTGGTATCAATGAAATAGTCTTCAACTTCCAACCATGGCTTGATTGGTACCTCAATACAACTGGTCAACGTCTAGTTGGTGGAAATGCTGCAGCTCCTGCTGGCGGACATGGTCACGGTGATGCAGATGCTACATCTGGAGCTTCTGATGCAGGTGAGGCTGGAGGCCACGGTGGTGGTGCAGACGCTACATCTGGAGCAAGCAACTAA